From one Cucurbita pepo subsp. pepo cultivar mu-cu-16 chromosome LG17, ASM280686v2, whole genome shotgun sequence genomic stretch:
- the LOC111779200 gene encoding monothiol glutaredoxin-S10-like: MDVVAKMAGKKAVVIFSKSTCCMCHAIERLFYEQGASPEIHELDRELRGKEMEMALSRLGCSPAVPVVFIGGKFIGSANTVMTLHLNGSLKKLLKEAGAIWL, encoded by the coding sequence atggacgTAGTAGCAAAGATGGCCGGGAAGAAAGCCGTAGTGATCTTTAGCAAGAGCACGTGTTGCATGTGTCACGCAATCGAGAGGCTATTTTACGAGCAAGGAGCGAGCCCGGAGATTCACGAGCTCGATCGGGAGTTAAGAGGGAAGGAAATGGAGATGGCTCTCTCGAGGTTGGGTTGCAGCCCCGCCGTGCCCGTGGTGTTCATCGGCGGAAAGTTCATCGGCTCCGCCAACACCGTGATGACGCTTCATCTCAATGGCTCCCTAAAAAAATTGCTAAAGGAAGCTGGAGCTATATGGCTTTGA